A DNA window from Fragaria vesca subsp. vesca linkage group LG3, FraVesHawaii_1.0, whole genome shotgun sequence contains the following coding sequences:
- the LOC101302634 gene encoding linoleate 13S-lipoxygenase 3-1, chloroplastic-like, producing MKPMLSEEAILDWTKSLNMHAGKTSTTYQVKFVVDSNFGMPGAILVSNKDESEFYLNSINIEGVIHFACNSWVQPERENPAKRIFFSTNKAYLPSETPAGLKELREMELIQLRGDGTGLRKPSDRIYDYDTYNDIGNPDLGTGYKRPILGGNKHPHPRRCRTGRPQTKTDENLESPVNEFLMACVPRDEEFEESKIEALDLGKLKAILRHIIPTLRTVTKNTDVFEDHSDITDLYRDISSVEMKTKKNLSWPNILNKVHELLKFDPIKLDARITSCCLPDDEFGRQAIAGINPLSIERLRVFPPESKLNASTYGPLESALKEEHIIGHLNGMSVQQALEKNHLFILDYHEIFLPFINQINSMDNRKAYATRTIFFLTSLGTLKPVAIELSLHQTDSDSPSKQVLTPPIDATTNWLWELGKAHVCSNDSCVHQLIHHWLRSHACMEPIIIATHQQLSVMHPIYRLLKPHMRYTMKINALARQFLINSEGIIESTFTAGKHSMEISCAAYQDWWRFDLEGLPADLMRRGIAIPDPTQVHGLRLVIEGYPYATDGLLVWSAIERLVQTYVHYYYPSASVLHSDTELQAWYMESINSGHADLRHASWWPKLSTPDDLASILTTIIWLTSAYHAALNNGQYPFGGYFPTRPPHMRKLLPQEHELEYATFIKDPEKYFLSSLPSLLDATKYMAVVDIISEHSPDEEYIGERKDLSAWSAEPVIMEAFYRFSMDMRRIEKEIKRRNADSSLRNRCGAGVLPYELPMPSSEPGVTARGIPNSISI from the exons ATGAAGCCAATGCTAAGTGAGGAAGCTATATTGGATTGGACAAAGAGTTTGAATATGCATGCCGGGAAGACCAGTACTACTTACCAAGTCAAATTTGTGGTGGATTCTAACTTTGGGATGCCAGGAGCCATCTTGGTCAGCAACAAAGACGAGAGTGAGTTCTATTTGAATAGCATCAACATTGAAGGTGTTATTCATTTTGCCTGCAACTCTTGGGTTCAACCAGAGCGCGAAAACCCTGCAAAAAGAATTTTCTTCTCTACAAATAAG GCATACTTACCTAGTGAGACACCAGCAGGGCTTAAAGAATTAAGAGAAATGGAGCTAATTCAACTGAGGGGTGATGGAACAGGACTCAGAAAACCATCTGACAGAATATACGACTATGACACTTACAATGACATTGGAAATCCAGATCTGGGAACCGGATACAAAAGGCCAATCCTTGGAGGCAACAAACACCCACACCCAAGACGCTGTCGAACTGGAAGACCTCAAACCAAGACAG ATGAGAATCTGGAGTCACCAGTAAATGAATTCCTGATGGCCTGTGTGCCCAGAGATGAAGAGTTTGAGGAGTCCAAGATAGAAGCTCTTGATCTAGGAAAGTTAAAGGCAATTCTGAGGCACATTATTCCTACCCTAAGAACAGTCACCAAGAATACTGACGTTTTCGAGGACCATTCAGACATCACAGATCTATATAGGGATATTTCTTCGGTCGAGATGAAGACTAAGAAGAATCTTTCATGGCCAAATATATTGAACAAAGTTCATGAACTTCTCAAATTTGACCCTATAAAATTAGACGCAA GGATTACATCTTGTTGTTTGCCAGACGACGAGTTTGGCCGTCAAGCAATTGCAGGTATAAATCCTCTAAGCATAGAAAGGCTCAGAGTTTTCCCACCTGAAAGCAAATTGAATGCCTCCACCTATGGTCCACTAGAATCGGCCCTCAAGGAAGAACATATTATAGGCCATCTAAATGGCATGTCTGTGCAACAG GCATTGGAAAAAAACCATCTGTTCATACTAGACTATCATGAAATTTTCCTTCCATTTATCAACCAAATAAATTCTATGGACAACCGAAAAGCTTATGCAACTCGTACAATTTTTTTCCTCACCTCATTGGGAACGTTGAAGCCTGTTGCCATTGAGCTCAGTCTGCATCAAACCGATTCAGATTCACCATCTAAGCAGGTTCTCACTCCTCCAATCGATGCTACAACAAATTGGCTTTGGGAACTTGGCAAAGCCCACGTATGCTCCAATGATTCCTGCGTTCATCAACTCATTCATCACTG GTTACGCAGCCACGCTTGTATGGAACCGATTATCATAGCAACTCACCAGCAGCTGAGTGTGATGCACCCCATCTACAGGCTTCTCAAACCTCACATGCGATACACAATGAAGATAAATGCATTGGCTCGTCAGTTTCTGATTAACTCTGAAGGAATAATCGAGTCTACTTTCACTGCTGGCAAACATAGCATGGAGATCAGTTGTGCTGCATATCAAGACTGGTGGCGCTTTGACCTCGAGGGGCTTCCTGCAGACCTCATGAGAAG AGGGATAGCAATACCAGACCCCACACAAGTCCATGGACTAAGACTAGTGATTGAAGGTTATCCTTATGCAACAGATGGACTCCTCGTATGGTCAGCAATCGAGAGATTGGTTCAGACCTACGTCCATTATTATTATCCCAGTGCAAGTGTGCTTCATTCTGATACAGAACTGCAAGCCTGGTATATGGAGTCAATCAACTCGGGCCATGCTGATCTTCGCCATGCTAGCTGGTGGCCAAAACTCTCTACTCCAGATGATCTAGCCTCTATTCTCACCACCATCATTTGGCTCACGTCAGCATACCACGCTGCGTTGAACAACGGGCAGTATCCATTTGGCGGATATTTTCCAACCCGCCCACCACACATGCGGAAACTACTGCCACAAGAGCATGAACTAGAGTATGCTACATTCATCAAGGATCCAGAAAAATATTTCCTATCATCATTGCCAAGTTTACTTGATGCAACAAAGTATATGGCTGTGGTAGATATCATCTCAGAGCACTCCCCAGATGAGGAGTATATTGGGGAAAGAAAAGACTTGTCTGCATGGTCAGCTGAACCAGTTATTATGGAGGCATTCTACAGATTTTCTATGGATATGAGGAGGATTGAAAAGGAGATCAAACGAAGAAATGCTGATTCAAGTCTCCGAAACAGATGTGGGGCAGGGGTTTTACCTTACGAGCTGCCCATGCCAAGCTCAGAACCTGGAGTTACAGCAAGAGGAATTCCTAATAGTATATCAATCTGA